One Pseudomonas brassicacearum genomic region harbors:
- a CDS encoding MFS transporter: MRAQVQQGLVLGMSTLAFTVCFMVWMMFAVLGVPIKELLALNETQFGLLAATPVLTGSLVRLPLGLLTDRFGGRIVFFLLMLACVLPLYLITLATAFWQFLVLGLFVGLAGGSFSVGIAYVAKWFDKQNQGFAMGVFGAGNAGAAVTKFLAPALIAFGSWHLVPKVFSAILFITALLFWFLTSEKKEHSGTGGATLREQLQALKEPAVWRYCQYYSIVFGGYVALALWMTKYYVQEYGFSLQSAALLAACFSLPGGVLRAVGGWMSDRWGAQSVTWWVLWVSWICLFLLSYPQTQLQVQTVNGIVDFHIGLNATLFTVLLFVMGIAFAFGKASVFKYIANDYPKNMGAVSGIVGLAGGLGGFVLPIMFGALVDLTGVRSSCFMLMYGVVWVSLTWMYFSEMRKRPLLGKQSPASQSPFSSIAQGEEHVRSANA, from the coding sequence ATGCGAGCGCAAGTGCAACAAGGGCTGGTACTAGGGATGAGTACCTTGGCCTTCACCGTGTGCTTCATGGTCTGGATGATGTTTGCCGTGCTCGGCGTTCCGATCAAGGAACTGCTGGCCCTCAACGAGACCCAGTTCGGCCTGCTGGCCGCCACGCCGGTGCTGACCGGTTCGCTGGTGCGTTTGCCCCTGGGGCTTTTGACCGACCGCTTTGGCGGACGGATCGTGTTCTTCCTGCTGATGCTGGCCTGTGTGTTGCCGCTGTACCTGATCACCCTGGCCACTGCCTTCTGGCAGTTCCTGGTGCTGGGCCTGTTCGTCGGCCTGGCCGGCGGCTCGTTCTCGGTGGGCATCGCCTACGTTGCCAAATGGTTCGACAAACAGAACCAGGGTTTTGCCATGGGCGTCTTCGGCGCAGGCAACGCCGGCGCGGCGGTGACCAAGTTCCTCGCCCCGGCCCTGATCGCGTTCGGCTCCTGGCACCTGGTACCCAAAGTGTTCAGCGCCATCCTGTTTATCACCGCGCTGCTGTTCTGGTTTCTCACCAGTGAGAAAAAAGAACACAGCGGCACCGGTGGTGCCACGTTACGCGAGCAACTCCAAGCCCTGAAAGAACCGGCCGTGTGGCGCTACTGCCAGTACTACTCGATCGTGTTCGGCGGCTACGTGGCCCTGGCCTTGTGGATGACCAAGTACTACGTGCAGGAATACGGCTTCAGCCTGCAAAGCGCGGCGCTGCTGGCGGCCTGTTTCTCCCTGCCTGGCGGCGTGCTGCGGGCCGTCGGTGGCTGGATGTCTGACCGCTGGGGCGCCCAGAGCGTGACCTGGTGGGTGCTGTGGGTCAGCTGGATCTGCCTGTTCCTGCTGTCCTATCCCCAGACTCAACTGCAAGTACAGACCGTCAACGGCATCGTCGATTTCCACATCGGCCTCAACGCCACGCTGTTCACCGTGCTGCTGTTCGTGATGGGCATCGCCTTCGCGTTCGGCAAGGCTTCGGTCTTCAAGTACATCGCCAACGACTACCCGAAAAACATGGGCGCGGTATCCGGCATCGTCGGCCTTGCCGGCGGCCTGGGCGGGTTCGTGCTGCCGATCATGTTTGGCGCCCTGGTGGACCTCACCGGCGTGCGCTCGTCCTGCTTCATGTTGATGTACGGCGTGGTCTGGGTCTCCCTCACCTGGATGTACTTCAGCGAAATGCGCAAGCGCCCGCTGCTGGGTAAGCAGTCGCCGGCCAGCCAATCCCCGTTTTCCAGCATTGCCCAAGGAGAAGAACATGTCCGTTCTGCAAACGCCTGA
- a CDS encoding NarK family nitrate/nitrite MFS transporter — MSVLQTPEKGPVIHDWRPEDPAFWGSSGKLTARRNLWISIPALLLAFAVWMVWSTVIVRLNAIGFSFSTDQLFWLAALPGLSGATLRIFYSFMVPIFGGRRWTALSTASLLVPALWMGFAVQDSSTPYNVFVLIALLCGFGGGNFASSMSNISFFYPKSQQGTALGLNAGLGNLGVSVMQFSVPLVISFGVFGFMGGQPQVLADGSSLWLQNAGFIWVPFILAVTLIAWFGMNDLSSARASFSEQAVIFKRKHNWLMCWLYLATFGSFIGFSAAFPLLIKTSFPEVIALKFAFLGPLVGALVRPLGGWLADKLGGAKVTLWNFVLMIAMVFGVLHFLPQGGQGGNFYGFLGMFMLLFITTGVGNGSTFRMIPVIFRTLHEKAALGKKPELREQAIKDAGKESAAVLGFSSAMGAFGAFFIPKSFGTSMALTGGPEMAFYMFVGFYLSCIVVTWWWYARKGAATPC, encoded by the coding sequence ATGTCCGTTCTGCAAACGCCTGAAAAAGGCCCGGTCATTCATGACTGGCGTCCGGAAGACCCCGCGTTCTGGGGCAGCAGCGGCAAACTGACCGCCCGGCGCAACCTGTGGATCTCGATTCCTGCGCTGCTATTGGCCTTCGCGGTCTGGATGGTCTGGAGCACCGTGATCGTGCGCCTTAACGCCATCGGCTTCAGCTTCAGCACTGACCAGCTGTTCTGGCTGGCAGCCTTGCCGGGGCTGTCGGGTGCCACTTTGCGCATCTTCTACTCGTTCATGGTGCCGATCTTCGGCGGCCGGCGCTGGACCGCCCTGAGCACCGCCTCGTTGCTGGTGCCGGCGCTGTGGATGGGCTTCGCCGTGCAGGACTCGAGCACGCCCTACAACGTGTTCGTGCTCATCGCGTTGCTCTGCGGCTTTGGCGGCGGCAACTTCGCCTCGAGCATGTCCAACATCAGCTTCTTCTACCCCAAGTCTCAGCAGGGCACCGCCCTGGGCCTGAACGCCGGGCTGGGTAACCTGGGTGTGTCGGTGATGCAGTTCAGCGTGCCGCTGGTGATCTCTTTCGGCGTGTTCGGCTTCATGGGCGGCCAGCCACAGGTGCTGGCTGACGGCAGCTCGCTGTGGCTGCAGAACGCCGGCTTCATCTGGGTGCCGTTCATCCTGGCCGTGACCCTGATTGCCTGGTTCGGCATGAACGATCTGTCCAGCGCCCGGGCTTCGTTCAGCGAGCAGGCAGTGATTTTCAAGCGCAAGCACAACTGGCTGATGTGCTGGTTGTACCTGGCCACCTTCGGTTCGTTCATCGGTTTCTCCGCGGCGTTTCCACTGCTGATCAAAACCTCGTTCCCGGAAGTCATCGCGCTGAAATTCGCTTTCCTCGGCCCGCTGGTCGGTGCGCTCGTGCGGCCGTTGGGCGGTTGGCTGGCGGACAAGCTCGGTGGTGCGAAGGTCACCTTGTGGAACTTCGTGCTGATGATCGCGATGGTGTTCGGTGTTTTGCACTTCCTGCCCCAAGGCGGCCAGGGCGGCAACTTCTACGGCTTCCTGGGCATGTTCATGTTGCTGTTCATTACCACCGGCGTGGGCAACGGTTCGACCTTCCGCATGATCCCGGTGATCTTCCGCACCCTGCATGAAAAAGCCGCCCTGGGGAAAAAGCCCGAGCTGCGCGAGCAAGCGATCAAGGACGCGGGCAAGGAGTCCGCCGCGGTGCTGGGCTTCAGCTCGGCCATGGGCGCCTTCGGTGCGTTCTTCATTCCTAAATCATTCGGCACTTCGATGGCCCTTACCGGCGGCCCGGAGATGGCCTTCTACATGTTCGTCGGCTTCTACCTGAGCTGCATCGTGGTGACCTGGTGGTGGTATGCCCGCAAGGGCGCCGCGACACCTTGCTAA
- a CDS encoding nitrate reductase subunit alpha, with translation MSHLLDQLRFFNRKQGEFSDGHGETRKESRDWENVYRSRWQYDKIVRSTHGVNCTGSCSWKIYVKNGLITWETQQTDYPRTRNDLPNHEPRGCPRGASYSWYIYSANRLKYPKIRKPLLKLWREARQTLPPVEAWASIVEDKVKADSYKSKRGMGGFIRSNWEEVNEIIAAANVYTVKTHGPDRVVGFSPIPAMSMVSYAAGSRYLSLIGGVCLSFYDWYCDLPPASPMVWGEQTDVPESADWYNSNYIIAWGSNVPQTRTPDAHFFTEVRYKGTKTVAITPDYSEVAKLTDLWLNPKQGTDAALAQAFNHVIFKEFHLDKPSAYFTEYAKRYTDLPVLVMLKPMLGVAPGSGYQPDRFLRASDLTDNLGQENNPEWKTIALDASGELVSPQGSIGYRWGEKGKWNILAREGGEGREIDLKLSLIGGDVAEVAFPYFAGEAQEYFQHVAGEAVQYRRVPVHSVVLADGSVAKVATVFDLSAANLAIDRGLGGANVAKDYDDASVPGTPAWQEQITGVSREKAIQIAREFADNADKTRGRSMIIVGAAMNHWYHMDMNYRGLINMLMLCGCVGQTGGGWAHYVGQEKLRPQCGWLPLAFGLDWNRPPRQMNGTSFFYGHSSQWRHEKMSMHDVLSPLADKSQFPEHALDYNIRAERAGWLPSAPQLNTNPLHICRDAAAAGLEPKDYVVKSLQDGSLRFACEQPDSPVNFPRNMFIWRSNLLGSSGKGHEYMLKYLLGTKNGVMNEDIGHSTECKPTEAEWVDEGAIGKLDLVTTLDFRMSSTCVYSDIVLPTATWYEKDDMNTSDMHPFIHPLSAAIDPAWESRSDWEIYKGIAKAFSAMSVGHLGVEKDLVTVPLMHDSVGELAQPFGGTDWKSAGVAPVPGKNAPNLHVVERDYPNIYKQFTSLGPMLEKLGNGGKGINWNTETEVKFLGELNHKEVEAGISQGRPKIDSAIDAAEVILSLAPETNGHVAVKAWAALSEFTGIDHSHLAVSKEHEAIRFRDIQAQPRKIISSPTWSGLEDDHVSYNAGYTNVHEAIPWRTITGRQQFYQDHPWMQAFGEQLMSYRPPVNTRTIEGVKGKRSNGETEIVLNWITPHQKWGIHSTYSDNLLMLTLSRGGPIVWLSEIDAKRAGIEDNDWIECFNVNGALTARAVVSQRVKEGMVMMYHAQERIVNVPGSETTKTRGGHHNSVTRVVLKPTHMIGGYAQQAYGFNYYGTVGCNRDEFVVVRKMSKVDWLDGSSGDDLPRPLPTDIEEN, from the coding sequence GTGAGTCATTTACTGGATCAACTGCGGTTTTTCAACCGCAAGCAAGGCGAGTTTTCCGATGGTCACGGCGAGACCCGCAAGGAGTCCCGCGACTGGGAGAACGTCTACCGTTCCCGCTGGCAGTACGACAAGATCGTGCGGTCCACCCATGGGGTGAACTGCACCGGTTCGTGCTCGTGGAAAATCTACGTCAAGAACGGCCTGATCACCTGGGAAACCCAGCAGACCGATTACCCGCGCACCCGTAACGATCTGCCCAACCACGAACCCCGCGGCTGCCCGCGTGGTGCCAGCTACAGCTGGTACATCTACAGCGCCAACCGGCTCAAGTACCCGAAGATCCGCAAGCCATTGCTCAAACTGTGGCGCGAAGCCCGGCAGACCTTGCCGCCGGTGGAAGCCTGGGCCAGCATCGTCGAGGACAAGGTCAAGGCCGACTCCTATAAAAGCAAGCGCGGCATGGGTGGCTTCATTCGTTCCAACTGGGAAGAAGTCAACGAGATCATTGCCGCCGCCAACGTCTACACCGTCAAGACGCACGGCCCGGACCGGGTGGTCGGCTTCTCGCCGATCCCGGCCATGTCGATGGTCAGCTATGCCGCCGGCTCGCGTTACCTGTCGCTGATCGGTGGCGTGTGCCTGAGCTTCTATGACTGGTACTGCGACTTGCCGCCTGCCTCGCCAATGGTGTGGGGCGAGCAGACCGACGTGCCGGAATCGGCCGACTGGTACAACTCCAACTACATCATTGCCTGGGGCTCCAACGTCCCGCAAACCCGTACCCCCGACGCCCACTTCTTCACCGAGGTGCGCTACAAGGGCACCAAGACCGTGGCGATCACCCCGGACTACTCGGAAGTCGCCAAGCTCACCGACCTGTGGCTCAACCCCAAGCAGGGCACCGACGCCGCGCTGGCCCAGGCCTTCAACCATGTGATCTTCAAAGAATTCCACCTGGACAAGCCCAGCGCCTATTTCACCGAATACGCCAAGCGCTACACCGACCTGCCGGTATTGGTCATGCTCAAGCCGATGCTCGGCGTGGCTCCAGGCTCAGGCTACCAGCCCGACCGCTTCCTGCGCGCCAGTGACCTGACCGACAACCTCGGCCAGGAGAACAACCCGGAATGGAAAACCATCGCCCTGGATGCCAGCGGCGAACTGGTTTCACCCCAAGGCTCCATCGGCTATCGCTGGGGCGAGAAGGGCAAGTGGAACATCCTTGCCCGTGAAGGGGGCGAGGGGCGAGAGATCGACCTCAAGCTGAGCCTGATCGGCGGCGACGTCGCTGAAGTGGCCTTCCCGTATTTTGCCGGCGAGGCCCAGGAGTACTTCCAGCACGTGGCCGGTGAAGCGGTGCAGTACCGTCGCGTGCCCGTGCACAGTGTGGTGCTGGCCGACGGCAGCGTGGCGAAAGTCGCTACGGTGTTCGACCTGTCGGCGGCCAACCTGGCGATCGACCGTGGCCTGGGTGGCGCCAACGTTGCCAAGGATTACGACGACGCCTCGGTGCCCGGTACGCCGGCCTGGCAGGAGCAAATCACTGGTGTGAGCCGCGAGAAGGCGATCCAGATCGCCCGCGAGTTCGCCGACAACGCCGACAAGACCCGTGGACGCTCGATGATCATCGTCGGTGCGGCGATGAACCACTGGTACCACATGGACATGAACTACCGCGGGCTGATCAACATGCTCATGCTCTGCGGTTGCGTCGGCCAGACCGGCGGCGGTTGGGCTCACTATGTGGGCCAGGAAAAACTCCGTCCGCAATGCGGCTGGCTGCCCCTGGCCTTTGGCCTGGACTGGAACCGTCCGCCACGGCAGATGAACGGCACCAGCTTCTTCTACGGCCACAGTTCGCAATGGCGCCACGAGAAAATGAGCATGCACGACGTGCTCTCGCCCCTGGCCGACAAATCGCAGTTCCCCGAGCACGCCCTGGACTACAACATCCGCGCCGAACGGGCCGGCTGGTTGCCGAGCGCGCCGCAACTCAACACCAACCCTCTGCACATTTGCCGCGATGCCGCCGCCGCGGGCCTGGAGCCCAAGGACTACGTGGTCAAGTCGCTGCAGGACGGTTCCCTGCGCTTTGCCTGCGAGCAACCCGACAGCCCGGTGAACTTCCCGCGCAACATGTTCATCTGGCGCTCCAACCTGCTGGGCTCCTCGGGCAAGGGCCACGAGTACATGCTCAAGTACCTGTTGGGCACCAAGAACGGCGTGATGAACGAAGACATCGGCCATAGCACCGAGTGCAAGCCCACCGAAGCCGAATGGGTCGACGAAGGCGCCATCGGCAAGCTCGACCTGGTGACCACCCTGGACTTCCGCATGTCCTCGACCTGCGTGTATTCCGACATCGTCTTGCCGACCGCGACCTGGTACGAAAAAGACGACATGAACACCTCGGACATGCACCCGTTCATCCACCCACTGTCGGCCGCCATCGATCCGGCCTGGGAGTCGCGTTCGGACTGGGAAATCTACAAAGGCATCGCCAAGGCGTTTTCCGCCATGTCGGTCGGCCACCTGGGCGTCGAGAAAGACCTGGTCACCGTGCCGTTGATGCATGACAGCGTCGGCGAGCTGGCCCAACCCTTTGGCGGCACCGACTGGAAAAGCGCCGGTGTGGCGCCGGTACCGGGCAAGAACGCACCGAACCTGCACGTGGTGGAGCGCGACTACCCGAACATCTACAAGCAGTTCACCTCCCTGGGCCCAATGCTCGAGAAGCTCGGCAATGGCGGCAAGGGCATCAACTGGAACACCGAGACTGAAGTGAAATTCCTCGGCGAACTGAACCACAAGGAAGTCGAGGCCGGCATCAGCCAAGGGCGGCCAAAGATCGACAGCGCCATCGACGCTGCCGAAGTGATCCTGTCCCTGGCCCCGGAAACCAACGGCCATGTCGCGGTGAAAGCCTGGGCGGCGCTGTCGGAGTTCACTGGCATCGACCACAGCCACCTGGCCGTCTCGAAGGAGCACGAGGCGATTCGCTTCCGCGACATCCAGGCCCAGCCGCGCAAGATCATTTCCAGCCCGACCTGGTCTGGCCTGGAAGACGATCACGTCAGCTACAACGCCGGCTACACCAACGTTCACGAGGCGATTCCATGGCGCACCATCACCGGTCGCCAGCAGTTCTACCAGGATCACCCGTGGATGCAGGCGTTCGGTGAACAACTGATGAGTTACCGGCCACCGGTCAACACTCGCACCATCGAAGGCGTGAAGGGCAAGCGCAGCAATGGCGAGACCGAGATCGTCCTGAACTGGATCACCCCGCACCAGAAGTGGGGCATCCACAGCACCTACAGCGACAACCTGCTGATGCTCACCTTGAGCCGTGGCGGACCGATTGTCTGGCTTTCGGAAATCGACGCCAAGCGCGCCGGTATCGAGGACAACGATTGGATCGAGTGCTTCAACGTCAACGGCGCGCTGACCGCCCGGGCGGTGGTCAGCCAGCGGGTCAAGGAAGGCATGGTGATGATGTACCACGCTCAGGAACGGATCGTGAACGTACCCGGTTCCGAAACCACCAAGACCCGTGGCGGCCACCACAACTCGGTGACCCGCGTGGTGCTCAAGCCCACCCACATGATCGGTGGCTACGCCCAGCAGGCCTACGGTTTCAACTATTACGGCACGGTCGGTTGCAACCGCGACGAGTTCGTCGTGGTACGCAAAATGTCCAAGGTCGATTGGCTCGACGGTTCCAGTGGCGATGATCTGCCGCGTCCACTGCCGACTGATATCGAGGAGAACTGA
- the narH gene encoding nitrate reductase subunit beta translates to MKIRSQIGMVLNLDKCIGCHTCSITCKNVWTSREGMEYAWFNNVESKPGIGYPKEWENQDKWKGGWIRNADGSINPRIGGKFRVLANIFANPDLPSLDDYYEPFDFDYQHLHTAPLGEHQPTARPRSLVSGKRMQKIEWGPNWEEILGTEFAKRRKDKNFDKIQADIYGEYENTFMMYLPRLCEHCLNPACAASCPSGAIYKREEDGIVLIDQEKCRGWRMCISGCPYKKIYFNWKSGKSEKCIFCYPRIEAGMPTVCAETCVGRIRYLGVLLYDADRISEVASTANEQDLYEKQLEIFLDPNDPAVIRQALADGVPQSVIDSAQRSPVYKMAVDWKLALPLHPEYRTLPMVWYVPPLSPIQNAAAAGTVGMNGVIPDVDSLRIPLRYLANMLTAGDEKPVKRALKRLLAMRAYKRSEQVDGVQDLQVLADVGLSVNQVEEMYRYLAIANYEDRFVVPSAHREDAMSDAFAERSGCGFSFGSGCSGSSDTNMFGGKKANRRDVIKTVQLWEE, encoded by the coding sequence ATGAAAATTCGCTCACAAATCGGCATGGTCCTGAACCTGGACAAATGCATCGGCTGCCACACTTGCTCGATCACCTGCAAGAACGTCTGGACCAGCCGCGAAGGCATGGAATACGCCTGGTTCAACAACGTTGAGTCCAAGCCAGGCATCGGCTACCCCAAGGAATGGGAAAACCAGGACAAGTGGAAGGGCGGCTGGATCCGCAACGCTGACGGTTCGATCAATCCGCGCATTGGTGGCAAGTTCCGTGTGCTGGCGAACATCTTCGCCAACCCGGACCTGCCGAGCCTGGACGATTACTACGAACCGTTCGACTTCGACTACCAGCACTTGCACACCGCGCCACTGGGCGAGCATCAACCCACCGCGCGACCGCGTTCGCTGGTGTCTGGCAAGCGCATGCAGAAAATCGAATGGGGCCCGAACTGGGAGGAAATCCTCGGTACCGAATTCGCCAAGCGGCGCAAGGACAAGAACTTCGACAAGATCCAGGCGGACATCTACGGCGAGTACGAAAACACCTTCATGATGTACCTGCCGCGCCTGTGCGAGCACTGCCTGAACCCGGCGTGCGCGGCATCGTGCCCGAGCGGCGCGATCTACAAGCGCGAAGAGGACGGCATCGTCCTGATCGACCAGGAGAAGTGCCGCGGCTGGCGCATGTGCATCAGTGGCTGCCCGTACAAGAAGATCTATTTCAACTGGAAGAGCGGCAAGTCGGAAAAATGCATTTTCTGCTACCCGCGTATCGAAGCCGGGATGCCGACTGTTTGCGCTGAAACCTGCGTGGGCCGGATCCGTTACCTCGGTGTGCTGTTGTATGACGCCGACCGTATCAGCGAAGTGGCAAGCACCGCCAATGAGCAGGACCTGTACGAGAAACAACTGGAGATTTTCCTCGACCCGAACGACCCGGCGGTGATTCGCCAGGCCCTGGCCGATGGCGTGCCGCAGTCGGTGATCGACTCGGCGCAACGCTCGCCGGTCTACAAAATGGCCGTGGATTGGAAACTCGCGCTGCCGCTGCACCCGGAATACCGCACCTTGCCAATGGTCTGGTATGTACCGCCACTGTCGCCGATCCAGAACGCGGCCGCCGCCGGTACCGTGGGCATGAACGGGGTGATCCCGGATGTCGACAGCCTGCGCATTCCGCTGCGTTACCTGGCCAACATGCTCACCGCCGGTGATGAAAAACCGGTCAAGCGCGCCCTCAAGCGTTTGCTGGCGATGCGCGCCTACAAGCGTTCCGAGCAGGTCGACGGCGTGCAGGACCTGCAAGTGCTGGCCGACGTCGGCCTGAGCGTGAACCAGGTGGAAGAGATGTACCGCTACCTGGCCATCGCCAACTACGAAGACCGTTTCGTGGTACCGAGTGCCCACCGCGAAGACGCCATGAGCGACGCGTTCGCCGAACGCTCCGGTTGTGGTTTCAGTTTCGGCAGCGGTTGCAGCGGCAGTTCCGACACCAACATGTTCGGTGGCAAAAAGGCCAATCGCCGCGACGTGATCAAAACCGTGCAGTTGTGGGAGGAATGA
- the narJ gene encoding nitrate reductase molybdenum cofactor assembly chaperone, translated as MRILKVISLLLDYPTETLVAGRDELEQAIAQAREISPQQRAGLFELLEVICGKDLMDGQEHYGALFGRGRSLSLLLFEHVHGESRDRGQAMVDMMAQYEEAGFAIGVKELPDYIPLYLEFLSTREDIEAREGLADVAHLLALLAARLDERESVYASCFRALLQIAGAEPQVAVAELREQVKAEPRDDSLEALDKIWEEEQVDFMKAEQQDRCSSLPSAPGKARDESAVPLHWVDFQHEGLAAAPAGEVGNV; from the coding sequence ATGCGCATTCTCAAGGTGATTTCGTTGCTGCTCGATTATCCGACCGAGACCCTGGTGGCCGGTCGCGACGAGCTGGAGCAGGCCATTGCGCAAGCACGGGAAATCAGTCCCCAGCAGCGCGCCGGGCTGTTCGAATTGCTGGAGGTGATCTGCGGCAAGGACTTGATGGACGGCCAGGAGCACTACGGTGCGCTGTTTGGCCGGGGCCGTTCGCTGTCACTGCTGCTGTTCGAACATGTCCACGGCGAGTCCCGCGACCGGGGCCAGGCCATGGTGGACATGATGGCCCAGTACGAAGAGGCCGGTTTCGCCATCGGCGTTAAAGAGTTGCCTGACTACATCCCGCTGTACCTGGAGTTTCTCTCCACCCGCGAAGACATCGAGGCCCGCGAGGGCCTGGCGGATGTGGCGCACCTGCTGGCCTTGCTCGCGGCGCGCCTGGACGAGCGTGAAAGCGTCTACGCCAGTTGCTTCCGGGCCTTGTTGCAAATCGCCGGGGCCGAACCCCAGGTGGCGGTGGCCGAGTTGCGTGAGCAAGTGAAGGCCGAGCCACGGGACGACTCCCTCGAAGCCCTGGACAAGATCTGGGAAGAAGAGCAGGTGGATTTCATGAAGGCCGAACAACAGGACCGTTGCAGTTCACTGCCCAGCGCGCCAGGCAAGGCGCGGGACGAAAGTGCGGTGCCGTTGCACTGGGTGGATTTTCAGCATGAAGGGTTGGCCGCAGCGCCGGCCGGGGAGGTGGGTAATGTCTAA
- the narI gene encoding respiratory nitrate reductase subunit gamma, which translates to MSKWDLLLFGVYPYVALAICLIGSWARFDLSQYTWKAGSSQMLSNRGMRVASNLFHVGVLFVLAGHFVGLLTPSAIYHHVLSTENKQLLAMVSGGFFGVLGLIGLVMLLNRRLTDPRVRATSSASDILVLVVLLVQLVLGLMTIVASTAHMDGSVMVMLADWAQNTVLLRPVEAATSMAPVGLVYKLHVVLGLTLFVLFPFTRLVHIVSAPVWYLGRRYQIVRQKF; encoded by the coding sequence ATGTCTAAATGGGATCTGTTGTTGTTCGGGGTCTACCCCTATGTCGCCTTGGCGATCTGCCTGATCGGCAGCTGGGCGCGGTTCGACCTGTCCCAGTACACCTGGAAGGCCGGTTCCAGCCAGATGCTGAGCAATCGCGGCATGCGCGTGGCGAGCAACCTGTTCCACGTCGGTGTGCTGTTCGTGTTGGCCGGGCACTTCGTCGGCCTGCTGACGCCGTCGGCGATCTACCACCATGTGCTGAGCACTGAGAACAAGCAGCTGCTGGCGATGGTCTCCGGTGGTTTCTTCGGCGTGCTGGGTCTGATCGGCCTGGTGATGCTGCTCAACCGCCGCCTGACCGACCCACGGGTCCGCGCCACGTCCAGTGCCTCGGACATCCTGGTGCTGGTGGTACTGCTGGTGCAACTGGTGCTGGGGTTGATGACCATCGTGGCGTCTACCGCGCACATGGACGGCTCGGTGATGGTGATGCTGGCCGACTGGGCCCAGAACACCGTGTTGTTGCGTCCGGTGGAAGCGGCCACGTCGATGGCGCCGGTGGGCTTGGTCTACAAGCTCCACGTGGTGCTGGGCCTGACCTTGTTCGTGTTGTTCCCGTTCACTCGTCTGGTGCACATCGTCAGTGCGCCGGTCTGGTACCTGGGACGTCGTTATCAAATCGTTCGGCAGAAGTTCTGA
- a CDS encoding peptidylprolyl isomerase, with translation MASGCGCGGSGGGSGGCGSSAKAAPEMAPVAETKPVGAVQFEPAQAGPVVEDEAPELIASSEQEWPIISVNGVSITPQAMAQELQYHPAQSREDAVYQAARALVIRELLQQRIAELGLALQVGAGENEEEAATRLLLEREVQVPQCDEATCVRYYENNRARFHSAPLLAVRHILLECAPDDAQARGEAYDQAQILLERLDQFPGSFAELALLHSACPSKAQGGSLGQISKGQTVPELERQLFTLPAGLASKPLESRYGWHVISIDQRIEGQALPYEAVATAIRTQLQQGVWQKALVQYLQTLIGAADVRGIHLQGADSPLVQ, from the coding sequence ATGGCGAGTGGATGCGGATGTGGCGGTAGTGGTGGCGGTAGCGGCGGTTGTGGTTCTTCGGCAAAAGCGGCACCGGAAATGGCGCCGGTTGCCGAGACCAAACCAGTCGGGGCGGTGCAGTTCGAGCCGGCCCAGGCCGGGCCGGTGGTGGAAGATGAAGCGCCAGAGTTGATTGCCAGCAGTGAGCAGGAGTGGCCGATCATCAGCGTCAACGGGGTGTCGATCACCCCCCAGGCGATGGCCCAGGAGCTGCAATACCACCCGGCGCAAAGCCGCGAGGATGCGGTCTACCAGGCGGCACGGGCCTTGGTGATTCGGGAATTGCTCCAACAACGCATCGCCGAGCTGGGCCTGGCGTTGCAGGTTGGCGCCGGGGAAAACGAAGAAGAGGCGGCCACGCGGTTGCTGCTCGAGCGTGAGGTGCAGGTGCCGCAATGTGACGAGGCCACTTGCGTGCGTTACTACGAGAACAATCGGGCGCGCTTCCATAGCGCACCGTTGTTGGCGGTGCGGCACATCCTGCTCGAATGTGCGCCGGACGATGCCCAGGCCCGCGGCGAGGCTTACGATCAGGCGCAAATCCTGCTGGAACGGCTGGACCAGTTTCCGGGTAGCTTCGCTGAGCTGGCACTGTTGCATTCGGCATGTCCGTCCAAGGCACAGGGCGGTTCGCTGGGGCAAATCAGCAAGGGCCAGACCGTACCTGAGCTCGAGCGCCAGCTGTTCACGCTGCCGGCGGGCCTGGCCAGCAAACCACTGGAGAGTCGTTACGGCTGGCACGTGATCAGCATCGACCAGCGCATCGAAGGTCAGGCGTTGCCTTACGAAGCGGTGGCCACGGCGATTCGTACCCAGTTGCAGCAGGGCGTCTGGCAAAAAGCGCTGGTGCAGTACCTGCAAACCCTGATCGGTGCGGCGGACGTCCGTGGCATTCATCTTCAGGGCGCCGACTCGCCGCTGGTGCAGTGA